AAGGCTGGCATCTTTTCCTCGAGCAATACTGCCACAGGATTTACTGAGGCCCATGGCATAAGCTCCGTTGATCGTAGCTGCATTTATGGCTTCTTCGGGAGTCATTTTCATTTTTATACAAGCAGTCGATACCACAAAATTCATATTTCCGCTGGGTGTGGATCCTGGGTTGAAATCTGTTGCCAGCGCCAGAGGAAGCCCCTCATCGATTATTTTCCTCGCCGGAGTATAAGGTATGCCTAAAAAATAGGAACATGAAGGTAATGCAACGGGCATTACCTGAGAACCCTTCAAAGTTTCAAAATCGTTCGGTTCCATAACTTCCAGATGATCCACGCTAAGGGCTCCGCATTGAACGCCCACCTCAATTCCCCCAATACTGTTAAATTGATTTACGTGAATTTTTGGAATCATGTTATGTGTTTTCCCCACTTTCAGGATCTTTTCAGTCTGATTAACATCAAAATAGCCAACTTCACAAAAAACATCAATGAAGTCTGCAAGGTTTTGTCGGGCTACTTCCGGAATCATCTGTTCACAGATCAGATCAACATAGTCCTCTTTTTTTTCTTTGAACTGAGCCGGAAAGGCATGAGCTCCAAGGAAAGTAGATTTGATATTCATTGCGTAAGTGTCCTTTAACATTTTGATCACCTTAAGCATCTTAACTTCTGCTTCAAGGCTTAACCCGTAACCGGATTTAATCTCAATAGAACCTGTTCCCAATCTCATAACCTCCTTGATTCTTTGTGAAGCCTGTTCAAATAATTCCTGCTCCGAACTTTCTTCCAGTTTTTTAGCCGAGTTGAGAATTCCACCCCCTCTTGCTGCAATTTCTTCATATGTCAGGCCATTGATGCGGTCAACAAATTCTGATTCCCTGTTTCCCGCATAGACAATATGCGTATGAGAATCACACCAGGCTGGAAGAATCATATGTCCCCTTGAATCGATAACCTGATCCGCATTGAAGTTCTGGAGATCGGACATCGATCCGAAATCGGTGATTTTTTCATTCTCCACAACTAAAAATGCATTTTTTATCGTTGGTAAATTCTTCATTTCTTTACCTTGAACTTTCATGATAGAAGAATCCCTGACTTGAACCAGCTCTTTAATGTTAAAGAATAAAGTTTTCATGATTTCTTATCTGTGTTTAGTCCGTCGGGCTAATTTAATTATTTAATTCGCTTATCGGCTCTAAATAAGTTACAAATGTTACCACAGAATATGCTCCATAATTAAGGATATAAGTATCTTTGTGAAAATTTTGAAAAATGAGCAGAGCCATTTACATAGCCACAGGGGAAGCGGAAAGTGGAAAATCAATCATAACCCTGGGTTTGATGAGCATTTTATTGGGTAGAACAAGGAAAGTAGGGTATTTCAGGCCCATTATCGAGGTCAATAATCCTTCAAAAAAAGATAATCATATTGAAACCGTTTTGACCCATTTCAACCTTGAAATGGAGTATGAAGATTGCTACGCATTGACAGGAGCAGAGGTTATAAAAAAGAAAACCAAGGGCCAAGAAGGTGAAATCCTCGATATCATAATCAAAAAGTACAAGGAACTAGAAGACCGTTTCGATTTTATACTGGTTGAAGGTACAGATTTTTCAGGAGAAGCAGTGTTTGTAGAATTGGATGTAAATGCGGTAATCGCAAAAAATCTTGGAATTCCTGTGATTTTAGTAGGAAGTGGTAAAGAGAAATCTAATGAGGAGCTTTTGACCAATCTTCATCTGGCTTATGATTCATTTGCTGAAAAAGAGGTCAAGATACTCGGAATTGTCGCCAATAAGGTTGATGAGAATGAAGTAAATTCTGTATCTGATGATTTGGAAGCCATGGTTGACGAAAAGACCTTTGTTGGAGTTATTCCAATGATCAAAAGCCTGAATAATCCAACCATCAAGGAGATTGCTGAAGAATTGGGCGCAAAAGTCCTGATTGGGGAGAATCAACTGGATAATCAGGTTGAAAACTCAGCCGTTGGAGCAATGCAGCTTAGAAATTTCCTGATTCATCTCAAGCAGAATTGTTTGGTTATTACCCCTGGAGACAGAGCTGATGTGATACTGAGCTCCCTTCAGGCGAGTTTATCGGACAACTACCCGAAAATTGCTGGAATTGTTCTTACAGGTGGGTTGCAACCCGAAGATTCTGTAATGAAACTGATCTCCGGATTAAGAGAAGTTGTCCCTATTTTGGCTATTAACCGTGGGACATTTGAGGTGGCTAATAGAATTGGGGCGATCAGATCGCATATCTACCCGAGTAATGAACAACGTATTTATACTTCGCTCAACACCTTTGACAAGTATGTGAACATCGGAGACCTTACACGGAAGTATCTGACTTTTAAACCAAAGGGACTAACCCCAAGAATGTTTCAATACGATCTGTTGAGAAAGGCGCAAAAGGCCAAAAAACATATTGTCTTGCCAGAGGGTACTGATGATCGAATTTTATTGGCCGCAGCTCGGTTGACCGTTCTTGATATTGTTGAACTTACCTTGCTGGGTTCCAGAAGTAGTATTCAGGAAAAGATGAAAGAGCTTGGGGTAAGCATTAATCTTGATAAGGTTCATATTGTGAACCCTGAACATTCCCCGCATTTTGAAGATTATGTGAATACGTTTTATGAGTTGAGAAAGCACAAAAACATAAACATAAGTATGGCAAGGGATCTGATGCATGATGTTTCCTTTTTCGGGACCATGATGGTATACAAAGGGCATGCGGATGGGATGGTTTCCGGAGCCGTGAATACGACGCAACACACCATTCGACCTGCACTACAATTCATAAAAACAAAACCCGGTGTTTCAGTCGTCTCATCAATATTCTTTATGTGCCTGGATGACCGTGTATCTGTTTTTGGGGATTGCGCGATCAACCCGAACCCGACCGCTGAACAGTTGGCCGAAATAGCAATATCCTCGGCAGATTCAAGTGCTGCTTTTGGAATTGAGCCAAAAGTGGCCATGCTTTCTTATTCTTCGGGATCATCCGGTCAGGGCGCTGATGTTGACAAGGTGAGAATGGCTACGGAGATTGTGAAAGAAAAACGTCCTGATATAAAAATCGAAGGGCCTATCCAGTATGATGCAGCTGTTGATATCAAAGTGGGTAAGAAAAAGCTGCCCGATTCTGAAGTTGCAGGTGAGGCCAGTGTTTTAATTTTCCCTGATCTGAATACGGGCAATAATACCTACAAGGCAGTTCAAAGGGAAACAGGAGCCATTGCGATTGGCCCAATGCTACAGGGGCTGAATAAACCTGTTAATGATCTTAGTCGCGGTTGTACTGTCGATGACATTTTTAATACAGTGATCATCACTGCAATTCAGGCACAACAGGGTTGATTCAATGAATCTGCGGAAACAGAACTGGCAATATTAAATTTTAAAGAAAACCATAGACAGACATATGAAAATTTTGGTTATTAATTCGGGAAGTTCATCAATTAAATTTCAGCTTATTGAGATGCCTGAGAAAAATGTTCTTGCATCGGGAATGGTAGAAAGGATCGGACTGGATCAGTCGAAAATAAAACTTTCTGTGTCTGATGAGAACTTCGAAGAAATAAGAAATATACCAAATCATGAAACCGGGCTTCAGATGATTGCCGGGTTGTTGCTCGATGAATCTGTCGGGTTACTAAAAGATGCTGATGAGATAGAAGCCGTCGGACACAGGGTGGTTCACGGAGGTAGTTCATTTTCAAAAACAGTACGCATCGATAATCAAGTAAAAAGTAAAATCAAGGAACTTTTTAGTCTGGCTCCTTTGCATAATCCTCATAACTTCAAAGGAATTGAGGTCGCCGAGAAAATATTTGAGAAGGCTGCCCAGATCGCCGTTTTTGATACAGCATTTCATCAGACTATGCCGGAGGAGGCCTACAGATATGCTATTCCGGACAGATTTCTGAAAGAAGAACAAATAAGGGCTTACGGGTTTCATGGTACCAGTCATAAATACGTTTCAGAAAAAGCAATCAATTATTTAGACAAGGAAAATTCCAAAATTGTAACGGTTCATTTAGGTAATGGTTGCAGTATTACTGCGGTAAAAGATGGCAAAAGCATGGAACATTCACTTGGATTCGGACCGATGAATGGTTTGGTGATGGGGACCAGAAGCGGTGACATCGATCAGTCTGTTATTTTCTTTTTGATGGAGGAGCTTGGTTATACCGCAGGTCAGGTGAAAAAAATATTACAGGAAGACAGCGGGATGCTGGGTCTTACAGGATATAGTGATCTTAGAGAAATAGAAGAAAAAGCTGAGCAAGGTGATAAAAACTGCTTGATGGCGTTAAAGATGAATGCATACAGAGTGAAGAAATATATCGGCGCTTACGTTGCTGTGATGAATGGAATAGATGCAGTTGTGTTTACCGCCGGAATAGGAGAGAATTCTGATGTCATAAGAAAACTTGTCTGTGATGAGATGGAATATCTGGGGATCAAACTGGATCCGGAAAAGAACAGGATAAGAGCCAAGGAATTAAGAGAGATTCAGGCAGAAAATGAAAAAGTTAAAATTCTGGTGATTCCTACAAATGAAGAAATTGAAATTGCTAATCAGTCTTACAACCTTCTGAGTAACATGTAAATAAAGAGTTCCTTGTTTTTTAGCCAGTTTTTTTGGAAGAGCTTATTCGAATATTAACTGATTGATTGGAATTGGTTAAATTAGCACGAATTTATTTTACGGTTTATGAACAAGCTTCAAAAAAAGGATTACCCTGCATATTTCGACACGTATATCAAGGTTCTTGACAAAGACCTGTCCCTGCTGGAATATCTGGAACAGTCTCTCGAACTTTTTGAACAAATTTTATATGATGTAAGTGAAGAGAAATATGAATTCAGATATCAGCCGGGAAAATGGACGATAAAGGAAGTGGTTCAGCATTTGATCGACACTGAGAGAGTATTTGTTTACCGAGCCCTACGTTTTTCGCGAAAAGATAAGAAACCTTTGGCGGGATATGATGAAAATGACTATGTGGCCAATTACGAGATCAATCAACGTGATTTCCATAAACTACTGGACGAATTTTGTTTATTGAGAAGGTCAACGATTTTGATGTTCGAAGATTTTGA
This DNA window, taken from Lutimonas zeaxanthinifaciens, encodes the following:
- the hutI gene encoding imidazolonepropionase — translated: MKTLFFNIKELVQVRDSSIMKVQGKEMKNLPTIKNAFLVVENEKITDFGSMSDLQNFNADQVIDSRGHMILPAWCDSHTHIVYAGNRESEFVDRINGLTYEEIAARGGGILNSAKKLEESSEQELFEQASQRIKEVMRLGTGSIEIKSGYGLSLEAEVKMLKVIKMLKDTYAMNIKSTFLGAHAFPAQFKEKKEDYVDLICEQMIPEVARQNLADFIDVFCEVGYFDVNQTEKILKVGKTHNMIPKIHVNQFNSIGGIEVGVQCGALSVDHLEVMEPNDFETLKGSQVMPVALPSCSYFLGIPYTPARKIIDEGLPLALATDFNPGSTPSGNMNFVVSTACIKMKMTPEEAINAATINGAYAMGLSKSCGSIARGKDASLIIYKDIPSLNFIPYAFGSNLIDKVMIKGSFI
- the pta gene encoding phosphate acetyltransferase, producing MSRAIYIATGEAESGKSIITLGLMSILLGRTRKVGYFRPIIEVNNPSKKDNHIETVLTHFNLEMEYEDCYALTGAEVIKKKTKGQEGEILDIIIKKYKELEDRFDFILVEGTDFSGEAVFVELDVNAVIAKNLGIPVILVGSGKEKSNEELLTNLHLAYDSFAEKEVKILGIVANKVDENEVNSVSDDLEAMVDEKTFVGVIPMIKSLNNPTIKEIAEELGAKVLIGENQLDNQVENSAVGAMQLRNFLIHLKQNCLVITPGDRADVILSSLQASLSDNYPKIAGIVLTGGLQPEDSVMKLISGLREVVPILAINRGTFEVANRIGAIRSHIYPSNEQRIYTSLNTFDKYVNIGDLTRKYLTFKPKGLTPRMFQYDLLRKAQKAKKHIVLPEGTDDRILLAAARLTVLDIVELTLLGSRSSIQEKMKELGVSINLDKVHIVNPEHSPHFEDYVNTFYELRKHKNINISMARDLMHDVSFFGTMMVYKGHADGMVSGAVNTTQHTIRPALQFIKTKPGVSVVSSIFFMCLDDRVSVFGDCAINPNPTAEQLAEIAISSADSSAAFGIEPKVAMLSYSSGSSGQGADVDKVRMATEIVKEKRPDIKIEGPIQYDAAVDIKVGKKKLPDSEVAGEASVLIFPDLNTGNNTYKAVQRETGAIAIGPMLQGLNKPVNDLSRGCTVDDIFNTVIITAIQAQQG
- a CDS encoding acetate/propionate family kinase, with protein sequence MKILVINSGSSSIKFQLIEMPEKNVLASGMVERIGLDQSKIKLSVSDENFEEIRNIPNHETGLQMIAGLLLDESVGLLKDADEIEAVGHRVVHGGSSFSKTVRIDNQVKSKIKELFSLAPLHNPHNFKGIEVAEKIFEKAAQIAVFDTAFHQTMPEEAYRYAIPDRFLKEEQIRAYGFHGTSHKYVSEKAINYLDKENSKIVTVHLGNGCSITAVKDGKSMEHSLGFGPMNGLVMGTRSGDIDQSVIFFLMEELGYTAGQVKKILQEDSGMLGLTGYSDLREIEEKAEQGDKNCLMALKMNAYRVKKYIGAYVAVMNGIDAVVFTAGIGENSDVIRKLVCDEMEYLGIKLDPEKNRIRAKELREIQAENEKVKILVIPTNEEIEIANQSYNLLSNM
- a CDS encoding DinB family protein, whose protein sequence is MNKLQKKDYPAYFDTYIKVLDKDLSLLEYLEQSLELFEQILYDVSEEKYEFRYQPGKWTIKEVVQHLIDTERVFVYRALRFSRKDKKPLAGYDENDYVANYEINQRDFHKLLDEFCLLRRSTILMFEDFDKEVLALTGEVESGEFSVEALGYICSGHVLHHLNVIQERYL